Proteins from one Gemmatimonadota bacterium genomic window:
- a CDS encoding TRAP transporter permease produces the protein MGLNSEFEQGGEVSTPHRVLTGRHQVLVVVVGVCLSLFHLWSNTLGVLPELQRNATHYAFILFLGYLLYPVSSRYALRTLILDYILAILSLVVALYLVFFEDALHARNEVPNTADLIFAGIAILLLLEITRRTTGFFIPLLALVFLTYALFWGRYLSGIWAFPGVSFPRLLYRMYFAPDGIFGTIATISSTFVALFVLFGAFLLRSGAGDFMIRLALALLGRTVGGPAKMAVFASGMLGSISGSAVANTVGSGSLTIPMMKRTGFSPTFSGAVEAAASTGGQLMPPIMGAGAFIMSQWTQIPYLTIVAVSFIPALIYFLSVTFFIHFRARKRGIAPLPASELPNIRDTIREGWHFAIPIVVLVGTLIYGFTPTFAAATGTASIVVASWLNKNTRMNIRDIVDALALGAHNMITTGIILLCAGIIVGVVLMVGVGIKFSLLISAIAGSSVLITVVLIAIASLILGMGLPVTASYIVLAVLAAPALTNLGVSLIAAHLLIFWYSQDANVTPPVCLAAYSAAGIAGANPLRTGFESWRIAKGIYFIPLLFCYTPILFEGETWRVIETVIATLLGLLSFAAASEGFHMVSLSVLYRVLFLVAAVLMLWPLLVCHAIGAAIFLVLVLVQRQARSIHLN, from the coding sequence ATAGGTTTGAATTCCGAATTTGAACAGGGCGGGGAAGTGAGTACACCGCATCGCGTGCTTACTGGTAGGCATCAGGTGCTGGTCGTTGTTGTGGGGGTCTGCCTGTCTCTGTTTCACCTGTGGAGCAATACGCTGGGCGTTTTGCCCGAATTGCAGCGCAATGCCACCCATTATGCCTTCATTCTTTTTTTGGGATATCTGCTTTATCCCGTCTCTTCGCGCTATGCCTTGCGCACGCTGATTCTCGATTATATTCTCGCTATTCTCTCTCTGGTTGTCGCCCTTTATCTCGTGTTTTTTGAGGATGCGCTGCACGCCCGCAACGAGGTGCCGAATACGGCTGATCTCATTTTTGCGGGTATCGCGATTCTCCTTTTGCTCGAGATTACCCGTCGTACGACTGGTTTTTTTATTCCGCTGCTCGCGCTTGTATTTCTCACGTACGCGCTTTTTTGGGGGCGGTATCTTTCGGGTATATGGGCGTTTCCCGGTGTGTCATTTCCGCGCTTGTTATATCGTATGTATTTCGCGCCCGATGGGATTTTTGGGACGATTGCGACTATTTCATCTACTTTTGTCGCGCTTTTTGTGCTTTTTGGCGCGTTTCTCCTGCGTTCGGGTGCGGGCGATTTTATGATTCGTCTGGCACTTGCGCTGCTGGGGCGCACAGTGGGTGGACCGGCAAAGATGGCGGTTTTTGCCAGTGGTATGCTCGGTTCAATTTCGGGGAGTGCTGTGGCGAATACGGTGGGGTCGGGTTCGCTTACTATTCCGATGATGAAGCGCACGGGTTTTTCGCCTACGTTTTCAGGCGCGGTCGAGGCGGCGGCATCTACGGGTGGTCAACTCATGCCGCCGATTATGGGTGCGGGCGCGTTTATTATGAGCCAGTGGACGCAAATTCCCTATCTGACTATTGTCGCCGTGTCCTTTATCCCAGCGCTTATCTATTTTTTGAGTGTTACTTTTTTTATTCATTTTCGCGCGCGAAAAAGAGGGATTGCGCCCCTGCCTGCTTCGGAACTCCCAAATATCCGCGATACGATCCGAGAAGGCTGGCATTTTGCGATTCCTATTGTGGTGCTGGTGGGTACACTGATCTACGGTTTTACACCTACGTTTGCCGCGGCAACGGGAACCGCGAGTATTGTCGTTGCGAGCTGGTTGAATAAGAACACGCGCATGAATATCCGCGATATTGTCGATGCCCTTGCGCTGGGTGCTCACAATATGATTACCACGGGTATTATTCTGCTGTGTGCGGGTATTATTGTGGGTGTGGTGCTGATGGTTGGCGTTGGGATCAAATTTTCTTTGCTGATTTCGGCGATTGCCGGAAGTAGTGTGCTTATTACTGTTGTGCTTATTGCCATTGCATCTCTGATTCTGGGCATGGGTCTGCCGGTGACGGCTTCTTATATCGTGCTGGCAGTTCTGGCTGCGCCCGCGCTGACCAATCTGGGGGTGAGTCTGATTGCGGCGCATTTGCTGATTTTCTGGTATTCACAGGATGCCAATGTCACGCCGCCGGTTTGTCTGGCTGCGTATTCCGCTGCGGGTATTGCGGGTGCGAACCCGCTGCGTACGGGTTTTGAGTCGTGGCGCATTGCCAAGGGTATTTATTTTATTCCTCTGCTTTTTTGCTATACGCCCATCCTGTTTGAAGGGGAGACCTGGCGCGTTATTGAGACTGTGATAGCTACGCTTCTGGGGCTGCTGTCTTTTGCGGCGGCTTCTGAGGGTTTTCACATGGTGTCGCTGAGTGTATTATATCGCGTCTTGTTCCTGGTGGCAGCGGTTCTGATGCTCTGGCCTTTGCTGGTATGTCACGCCATTGGAGCGGCGATTTTTCTCGTTCTGGTGTTGGTGCAAAGACAGGCCAGGTCTATCCATCTCAATTAG